Proteins from a genomic interval of Trichoderma breve strain T069 chromosome 2, whole genome shotgun sequence:
- a CDS encoding s4 domain-containing protein, with product MVRKLKYHEQKLLRKTDFFTYKQDDNHRDKLVRRRYMIQKPEDYHKYNRMCGSIRQLAHRLSLLPPENPVRRKHEDLLLAKLYDMGILSSSSKLSAVENNVTVSAFARRRLPVVMTRLRMAETVQAATKLIEQGHVRVGVDEITDPAYLVTRNNEDFVTWAVGSKIKKNIMKYRDELDDFELL from the exons ATGGTGCGCAAGCTCAAGTATCACGAGCAGAAGCTTCTGCGCAAGACAGACTTCTTCACATACAAGCAAGACGACAACCACCGCGACAAGCTCGTCCGCAGACGGTACATGATCCAGAAGCCCGAGGACTACCACAAGTACAACAGAATGTGCGGT tcCATCCGCCAACTCGCCCAccgcctctccctcctcccccccgAAAACCCCGTCCGCCGCAAACACGAAGACCTCCTCCTCGCAAAGCTCTACGACATGGgcatcctctcctcctcctccaagctcTCCGCCGTCGAGAACAACGTCACGGTCAGCGCCTtcgcccgccgccgcctccccgTCGTCATGACCCGCCTGCGCATGGCCGAGACCGTCCAGGCCGCCACAAAGCTCATCGAGCAGGGCCACGTCCGCGTCGGCGTCGACGAGATCACAGACCCGGCGTACTTGGTCACGCGCAACAACGAGGATTTCGTCACGTGGGCTGTGGGAAGCAAGATTAAGAAGAACATTATGAAGTACAGGGACGAGCTGGATGACTTTGAGCTGTTGTAA
- a CDS encoding ribosomal protein s18 domain-containing protein: MPPFLPSCAVRGLSIRGFSTSASKCAPREPVHHRPSSSSSLLSINNPGPSRSSGQAPRAAASNPGDVAANLMTRFKRDGQITMRNKQANIELLRNQKNSNDYLRQMPRRWDAGDVYSPHDMSPVEMQKWRKRSPRGGDVIDALGIRPLDMYKNFSLIQEFSSTSGQITHSSGTSLRPVNQRKIAKMIRRVQGMGLYPTIHAHPEMIREHFFPERR; the protein is encoded by the exons ATGCCGCCGTTCCTGCCCTCTTGCGCCGTCCGCGGCCTCTCAATCCGCGGAttctcaacctcagcctcaaaATGTGCTCCCCGCGAGCCTGTCCACCACCgcccctcctccagcagcagcctcctctccatcaacaacCCCGGCCCTTCGCGATCTTCCGGCCAGGCTCCCCGTGCGGCGGCGAGCAATCCAGGCGACGTTGCTGCGAACTTGATGACCCGGTTTAAGCGTGACGGGCAGATTACTATGAGGAACAAGCAGGCGAAcattgagctgctgcggAACCAGAAGAACTCGAACGACTACTTGAGGCAGATGCCGCGGAGGTGGGATGCGGGAGACGTTTATTCGCCGCATGATATGAGCCCCGTGGAGATGCAGaagtggaggaagaggtcgCCTCGTGGAGGAGATGTGATTGATGCGCTGGGAATTCGACCGTTGGACATGTACAAg AACTTTTCTTTGATTCAGGAGTTTTCTTCTACGTCTGGCCAGATTACGCACTCTTCTGGCACGAGCCTTCGTCCTGTCAACCAGCGcaagattgccaagatgatTCGCAGGGTTCAGGGTATGGGCTTGTACCCGACTATTCACGCTCACCCTGAAATGATCAGGGAACACTTCTTCCCTGAGAGGAgataa
- a CDS encoding aldo/keto reductase family domain-containing protein: protein MSQASKPRVILGLMTFGPNENDGARITDLDTFNKALDVLQARGYNEVDTARVYVGGTQEDFTRQANWKKRGLTLATKVKYPAQLGDNTAEKVVESVEKSLKELDTDSVDILYLHRPDRGVPFAETLEAVDRLHKAGKFKKLGVSNFTAFEVAEVVMTCKYNGWIRPTIYQGMYNAITRNIEAELFVACRRYGLDIVVYNPLAGGLFSGKIKSQDLLPETGRYSGNTAIANTYRSRYFRDSTFESLKVVEEAAEKAGLTLIEIAMRWVVHHSGLKIKDGNDGIIIGVSSIAQLENNLDNAEKGPLPEEVVKALDEAWAISKAESTNYWHGDLEYTYDPIKVLFGEGAK, encoded by the exons ATGTCTCAAGCTTCCAAGCCCCGAGTTATCCTCGGTCTCATGACTTTTGGCCCCAACGAGAATGACGGCGCCAGAATCACCGATCTTGACACTTTCAACAAGGCCCTTGACGTCCTGCAGGCTCGAGGCTATAATGAGGTTGACACGGCGCGAGTCTACGTTGGTGGTACCCAAGAAGACTTCACACGCCAGGCCAACTGGAAAAAGAGAGGCCTCACCTTGGCGACCAAGGTCAAGTACCCTGCGCAGCTTGGCGACAACACAGCCGAAAAGGTCGTCGAGTCCGTCGAGAAGAGCCTGAAGGAGCTAGACACTGATTCCGTCGAC ATTCTGTATCTTCACAGGCCTGACCGTGGAGTCCCCTTTGCTGAAACCCTCGAGGCTGTTGACCGTCTCCACAAGGCCGGAAAATTCAAAAAGCTGGGGGTCAGCAACTTTACAGCTTTTGAAGTAGCCGAGGTCGTCATGACATGCAAATACAACGGCTGGATCCGTCCCACCATCTACCAGGGCATGTATAACGCCATCACTCGAAACATTGAGGCGGAGCTGTTTGTTGCATGCCGTCGCTACGGCCTCGATATTGTCGTTTACAACCCTCTTGCGGGCGGCCTGTTCTCAGGAAAGATCAAGTCCCAGGATCTCCTCCCGGAAACTGGACGATACTCCGGCAACACAGCCATCGCAAACACCTACCGCAGCAGATACTTCCGCGACAGCACCTTTGAATCGCTGAAGGTTGTCGAggaagctgctgaaaagGCAGGACTGACGCTGATTGAGATTGCCATGCGATGGGTTGTTCACCACTCTGGtctcaagatcaaggacgGAAACGATGGTATTATCATTGGTGTTTCCAGCATCGCGCAACTGGAGAACAACCTGGACAACGCTGAGAAGGGCCCGCTACCCGAGGAGGTTGTGAAGGCGCTGGATGAGGCGTGGGCGATCTCCAAGGCGGAGTCCACCAACTACTGGCACGGCGACTTGGAATACACATATGACCCTATCAAGGTCTTGTTTGGTGAAGGAGCGAAATAA
- a CDS encoding ceramide synthase regulator domain-containing protein: protein MGSDNLRPGLFRETTADGRSSEPLLSKPDSEGRDLEDKDVERGRSSRSSGDRLSGASNSASGPLYDSPAPRPAMTRRSTMRSRSPGQLAAQSARKKYTYAAFFLVLSLVAFCIQTELSAYIQGDLGWDKAYCMMFFTHSSWVLMWPAQLLILRLQKRDMPWPTFWRRHVQLVKSTALMVELQTLDVFGLQRPASKSVRYLARTTAFITTALTVAGLSWYIAVSLTTPSDLTAIYNCSAFFAYAFSVPLLKEPLRMDKSVAVIIAIVGVLVVAYGDTGSGSSSADGQSLGEGEGDVDAGSRFLGNIVIGIGSVLYGLYEVLYKRFACPPDGVSPGRGMIFANTFGSCIGLFTISVLWIPLPILHWLKWEIFEIPNASTCWLILFAVLSNATFSASFLILISLTSPVLSSVAALLTIFIVAIADWFITGQPLSPAAVIGGSMIIVAFGALSWSTYREMMEHEMEKRRVDLTDSDEDGDLSSHED, encoded by the coding sequence ATGGGCTCGGATAATCTTCGACCCGGCCTCTTTCGTGAGACGACGGCTGACGGCCGATCCAGCGAGCCCCTGCTATCGAAGCCCGACTCGGAAGGGCGAGACTTGGAAGACAAGGACGTCGAGAGAGGCCGATCCTCGCGATCCTCTGGCGACAGACTCTCCGGCGCGTCCAACTCTGCCTCTGGGCCTCTGTACGACTCCCCCGCGCCCCGACCGGCAATGACACGACGCTCGACGATGCGCAGCCGCAGCCCCGGCCAATTGGCCGCCCAGTCGGCTCGCAAGAAGTACACGTACGCCGCCTTCTTCCTGGTGCTGAGCCTGGTTGCGTTCTGCATTCAGACGGAGCTGAGCGCCTACATCCAGGGCGACCTGGGCTGGGACAAGGCCTACTGCATGATGTTCTTCACGCACAGCTCGTGGGTGCTGATGTGGCCGGCCCAGCTGCTCATCCTGCGGCTGCAGAAGCGTGATATGCCGTGGCCGACCTTTTGGAGGCGCCACGTGCAGCTGGTCAAGTCAACGGCGCTCATGGTCGAGCTGCAGACGCTCGATGTCTTTGGCCTGCAGCGGCCCGCGTCCAAGTCTGTCCGCTACCTGGCCCGCACCACGGCCTTTATCACGACGGCGTTGACCGTGGCCGGCTTGAGCTGGTATATCGCCGTCAGCCTCACCACGCCATCTGACCTCACCGCCATTTACAACTGCTCTGCTTTCTTTGCCTATGCGTTCTCCGTGCCTCTGCTCAAGGAGCCGCTGCGCATGGACAAGTCGgttgccgtcatcatcgccatcgtcggcGTCCTAGTGGTGGCCTATGGCGATACCGGCTCTGGCTCCTCGTCTGCCGACGGCCAGAGCCTGGGCGAGGGTGAGGGCGACGTGGATGCCGGCAGCCGCTTTCTGGGCAACATTGTCATCGGCATTGGCTCCGTGCTCTACGGCCTGTACGAAGTCTTGTACAAGCGCTTTGCCTGCCCTCCCGACGGCGTCTCCCCTGGCCGGGGCATGATATTTGCAAACACGTTTGGTTCCTGCATTGGCCTCTTCACCATCTCTGTGCTTTGGATCCCCCTTCCCATCTTACACTGGCTCAAGTGGGAGATTTTCGAGATCCCCAATGCCTCGACGTGCTGGCTCATCCTGTTTGCTGTCCTTTCCAACGCCACCTTTAGCGCGTCgttcctcatcctcatctctcttACATCGCCCGTGCTCTCGTCCGTCGCTGCCCTTTtgaccatcttcatcgttgCCATTGCGGACTGGTTCATCACGGGCCAGCCGTTGAGCCCGGCAGCCGTGATTGGCGGCTCCATGATCATTGTCGCTTTCGGCGCGCTCAGCTGGAGCACGTAtcgcgagatgatggagcatgagatggagaagcggAGGGTGGATTTGACTGACAGTGATGAGGACGGCGATTTAAGCAGCCATGAAGACTGA
- a CDS encoding f-box-like domain-containing protein, with amino-acid sequence MASPMSISQLPNELVSYILNFLDEPSIFEQYQYDDPAHIPGPNDVPSPDSFRGTIKSASLVCRLWRRCTLPLLFRNVVWRFQHMTRPANGEDPLSTVDELEFLRFLVMTGLARYVDSLSIIIDYPVTEIGDDFNHHVNWGILPSHCPALIHQGPGGDLVAAGPSYDNNSKCQSNNWLWQTIFENLDLLTINLISSPAILASLLGRPINLSGCWIYRQRFHILSLSRSAESRHQATTPSNNATALANTSFGNRAQTTVPCSLFSIRPWDSMLLNEGSSVKVYATYEYFNHVPPSILPALLDSGDESMQYLLRNSLRSLSYVAIFPLATHINDVLIPRVPALEKFYIQIVPRAPSFAEDDYRHPAMDISDLWMERNTAYAQLVMAIFDPPPLGSWSSLQYFESGDAVDREAWEQAVRYVIFAAGATWKVAGEGKFVRRNEKVPMAVLQAT; translated from the coding sequence ATGGCTTCTCCCATGTCCATATCTCAGCTCCCCAATGAGCTGGTCTCCTACATCCTCAACTTCCTCGATGAACCCTCCATCTTTGAACAGTACCAATACGATGACCCAGCACACATCCCAGGTCCCAATGATGTGCCCTCGCCTGATTCCTTCCGTGGCACCATCAAAAGCGCATCTCTAGTTTGCCGCCTCTGGAGACGCTGCACCCTACCTCTGCTTTTTCGAAATGTCGTCTGGAGATTTCAGCACATGACTCGTCCAGCCAATGGCGAGGACCCGCTCAGCACTGTTGACGAGCTCGAGTTTCTGCGCTTCCTTGTCATGACTGGACTTGCACGATATGTCGACAGCCTCAGCATCATTATCGATTATCCGGTGACCGAGATTGGAGACGATTTCAACCATCACGTCAATTGGGGCATCCTCCCCAGCCATTGTCCTGCCCTGATCCACCAAGGACCAGGTGGCGATCTTGTTGCCGCCGGGCCATCCTACGACAACAACTCCAAATGCCAGTCCAACAATTGGCTCTGGCAGACCATCTTCGAGAACCTAGATCTGTTGaccatcaacctcatcagcTCTCCTGCCATTCTCGCGTCACTGCTAGGTCGGCCAATTAATTTGTCGGGGTGCTGGATCTACCGCCAGCGATTCCAtattctctccctttccagATCAGCGGAGTCACGTCATCAAGCCACTACTCCATCGAACAACGCGACAGCACTGGCAAACACTTCATTTGGCAACAGGGCACAGACGACCGTTCCTTGCTCCCTCTTCAGCATTCGTCCGTGGGACTCAATGCTCCTCAACGAAGGGTCTTCAGTTAAAGTCTACGCAACATACGAATACTTCAACCACGTGCCCCCATCCATTTTACCTGCGTTACTGGATTCCGGGGATGAATCCATGCAATATCTTCTACGCAACTCCCTCCGTTCCCTTTCCTACGTCGCCATCTTCCCGCTCGCCACACACATAAACGACGTCCTGATCCCCCGCGTCCCAGCTCTTGAAAAGTTCTACATCCAGATCGTGCCCCGAGCACCCAGCTTCGCCGAGGACGACTACCGCCATCCCGCCATGGATATTTCAGATCTGTGGATGGAGCGAAACACGGCCTACGCGCAGctcgtcatggccatcttCGACCCGCCTCCCCTGGGCTCTTGGAGCAGCCTGCAATACTTTGAGTCTGGAGATGCCGTGGACAGGGAGGCATGGGAACAGGCAGTAAGATATGTGATATTTGCTGCGGGTGCAACTTGGAAGGTTGCTGGAGAGGGGAAATTCGTCCGGAGAAACGAAAAAGTGCCCATGGCGGTTCTCCAGGCCACTTGA
- a CDS encoding porphobilinogen deaminase, dipyromethane cofactor binding domain-containing protein produces MAELSQATQPPLRIGTRRSNLAVVQAEGIHDSLKRIAPERAFEIEALHTLGDKDKSTELYNFGAKNLWTAELEEKLTSGEIDVVVHCLKDMPTRLPDSCDLAAIPLRDDPRDALIIKAGLPYTSLQTLPEGAVVGTSSVRRSAQLRRLYPHLRFANMRGNVETRIAKVDNPEGEYTCMIMSAAGLERVGLKHRINQYLGSKDGGIFHAVGQGALGLEIRKGDTKVLELLDKLADEKSTLACLAERSLLYTLEGGCTVPIGVETEWVDESNRVLRMRAIVVSLDGTQSVEDSIDATVKTNDEARKFGQELAERLVKAGADAILKEINATRPPKD; encoded by the exons ATGGCAGAACTTTCTCAAGCAACTCAGCCGCCGCTACGGATCGGCACGCGGAGATCAAATCTCGCTGTTGTGCAGGCTGAGGGCATCCACGACAGCCTCAAGAGGATTGCACCCGAACGAGCTTTTGAGATTGAGGCGCTTCATACGCTCGGGGACAAGGACAAATCCACAGAGCTTTACAACTTTGGAGCGAAGAACTTGTGGACGGCTGaattggaggagaagcttACATCCGGTGAAATTGATGTCGTCGTTCATTGTCTGAAAG ATATGCCGACAAGGCTTCCTGACTCATGCGATCTGGCGGCCATCCCCCTCCGTGATGATCCCCGTGATGCTCTGATTATAAAGGCGGGCCTGCCGTATACCAGCCTCCAAACACTGCCTGAAGGCGCAGTTGTTGGCACTTCATCAGTGCGGCGATCAGCGCAGCTTCGCCGTCTCTACCCTCATCTCCGCTTTGCCAACATGCGCGGCAACGTGGAGACTCGGATAGCCAAGGTTGACAATCCTGAGGGTGAGTATACTTGCATGATCATGTCCGCAGCCGGTCTCGAGCGGGTTGGTCTCAAGCACCGCATCAACCAGTATCTGGGCTCCAAGGACGGCGGGATCTTCCACGCAGTTGGCCAGGGAGCGCTCGGTCTGGAGATCCGGAAGGGAGACACCAAGGTTTTGGAGCTGTTGGACAAGTTGGCTGATGAGAAGTCTACTTTGGCCTGTCTTGCTGAGCGATCTCTGTTGTATACTCTTGAGGGCGGTTGTACTGTACCGATTGGGGTAGAGACGGAGTGGGTGGACGAATCAAATCGTGTTTTGAGGATGAGAGCAATTGTGGTTAGTCTTGATGGTACTCAAAGTGTCGAAGACTCCATCGATGCGACTGTGAAGACCAACGACGAAGCTAGGAAGTTTGGACAGGAGTTGGCTGAAAGGTTGGTCAAAGCGGGAGCGGATGCGATTTTGAAAGAGATCAATGCCACTCGACCACCTAAAgattga
- a CDS encoding metallo-beta-lactamase superfamily domain-containing protein, with translation MRVSLASIFLGMSCLAHAHSHSVTTYAPVPAAAIGPPVNDQGYRVQSLGGGAYLLADGTYQSLFFVTPKSVIMVDAPPTTGENILAAIRSVTHLPISHLVYSHYHADHIGAAYLLAKKGVTIIAHELTEYELTITPDPNRPLPHVTFKGSHTLHVDNQTLQLDYHGPIHAPGNLFIYAPKQKILMLIDLVFPGWVPFANLAEAQNVGMFIKAHDLILEYDFKYYIGGHVNRLGDRKDVLIQQEYVQDVYSNARTAILLSNSPPNATNPLAIGTILGPIQAANPNNTWASFIGYVDTLTEYCANVTTQKWLGKLAAADVYTLSHCETMVEASRIDFGYLGPFGVQG, from the coding sequence ATGCGTGTCTCACTAGCTTCTATCTTCTTGGGCATGTCATGTCTTGCACATGCCCACTCACACTCTGTGACTACATACGCTCCTGTacctgcagcagccattggTCCTCCTGTCAATGATCAAGGATATCGTGTGCAATCgcttggaggaggagcataTTTGCTCGCCGATGGCACATACCAATCTTTGTTCTTCGTCACTCCCAAAAGCGTCATTATGGTCGATGCACCACCGACTACAGGAGAAAATATCCTTGCCGCAATTCGATCAGTAACACACCTGCCAATCTCACATCTTGTTTACAGCCATTACCACGCTGATCACATCGGAGCGGCATATCTCCTAGCCAAGAAGGGCGTTACCATCATTGCCCACGAATTGACCGAGTACGAACTCACTATTACACCTGATCCAAACCGACCGCTGCCCCATGTCACTTTCAAGGGCTCCCACACCCTACACGTTGACAACCAGACTCTTCAGCTGGACTACCATGGCCCTATCCACGCTCCCGGAAACCTCTTCATCTACGCGCCAAAGCAAAAGATTCTTATGCTCATCGACCTCGTCTTCCCTGGCTGGGTACCTTTTGCAAACCTAGCTGAAGCGCAAAACGTCGGCATGTTCATCAAAGCGCACGACCTGATCCTGGAATACGACTTCAAATACTACATTGGAGGGCACGTTAACCGTCTTGGAGATCGCAAAGATGTTCTTATTCAACAAGAATACGTGCAAGACGTATACAGCAACGCCCGCACGGCGATTCTTCTCAGCAACAGCCCTCCAAACGCAACAAACCCGCTGGCAATTGGTACCATTCTAGGGCCCATCCAGGCAGCTAATCCAAACAATACATGGGCATCGTTTATTGGGTATGTCGATACCCTTACAGAGTATTGTGCGAACGTGACGACCCAGAAGTGGCTGGGTAAGCTGGCAGCTGCAGATGTGTACACACTCTCGCATTGCGAAACTATGGTAGAAGCGTCTCGCATCGACTTTGGCTATTTGGGCCCCTTTGGTGTGCAGGGTTAA